A genomic stretch from Benincasa hispida cultivar B227 unplaced genomic scaffold, ASM972705v1 Contig758, whole genome shotgun sequence includes:
- the LOC120070018 gene encoding uncharacterized protein LOC120070018 isoform X1 produces MEKQYNGWHVLMPYQLPQKKLRELEKATDSATECGKDPLLLDFTSPTRTILQVGEVQNIVPCLKELENLLASSKIAYSDGAGARKVKIVVTKEQFKLLLANAKKLQSRHRLLSYTGPRKGCRKWRPTLSAISEEEDF; encoded by the exons ATGGAGAAGCAGTATAATGGTTGGCACGTTCTGATGCCTTACCAG TTGCCGCAGAAGAAGCTCAGAGAGCTGGAAAAAGCCACTGATTCTGCTACCGAATGTGGTAAAGACCCTCTTCTCCTTGATTTTACTTCTCCAACCAGAACTATCCTCCAAGTTGGGGAGGTTCAAAATATTGTCCCATGCTTGAAAGAGCTCGAAAATCTTCTAGCTTCCTCAAAGATAGCATACTCCGATGGAGCAGGAGCAAGGAAGGTGAAGATTGTGGTAACTAAGGAACAGTTTAAGTTGCTGTTGGCAAATGCAAAGAAGTTGCAATCTCGACATAGATTGTTGAGCTATACAGGCCCCCGTAAAGGGTGTCGAAAATGGCGACCGACTTTGTCTGCAATCTCAGAGGAAGAAGATTTTTGA
- the LOC120070018 gene encoding uncharacterized protein LOC120070018 isoform X2, with protein sequence MEKQYNGWHVLMPYQLPQKKLRELEKATDSATECGARKVKIVVTKEQFKLLLANAKKLQSRHRLLSYTGPRKGCRKWRPTLSAISEEEDF encoded by the exons ATGGAGAAGCAGTATAATGGTTGGCACGTTCTGATGCCTTACCAG TTGCCGCAGAAGAAGCTCAGAGAGCTGGAAAAAGCCACTGATTCTGCTACCGAATGTG GAGCAAGGAAGGTGAAGATTGTGGTAACTAAGGAACAGTTTAAGTTGCTGTTGGCAAATGCAAAGAAGTTGCAATCTCGACATAGATTGTTGAGCTATACAGGCCCCCGTAAAGGGTGTCGAAAATGGCGACCGACTTTGTCTGCAATCTCAGAGGAAGAAGATTTTTGA
- the LOC120070017 gene encoding pentatricopeptide repeat-containing protein At4g16390, chloroplastic produces the protein MAFQLCHSPSTFFTDHHSLSNSLTSQRKTTLCNSSRLFKLNPIPRHSKPFLQITNVSLQEYAPQETHNPSPSNDEISKYPDGKSSSSSKSSVWVNPRSPRASKLRKQSYEARYASLTRISESLDSCNPCQEDVADVLKEIGSNILQQDAVVVLNNMSNSQTALLALRYFQDVLKSSKQAIFYNVTLKVFRKCRDMEGAEKLFEEMLKRGVKPDNVTFSTIISCARLCSLPNKAVEWFEKMPSFDCNPDDVTYSAMIDAYGRAGNVDMAFSLYDRARTENWRIDPATFSTMIKIHGVAGNYDGCLNVYEEMKAIGIKPNLVIYNSLLDAMGRAKRPWQIKTIYKEMIKNGFSPSWATYASLLRAYGRARYGEDALLVYKEMKEKGLQLNVILYNTLLAMCADVGYVYEAVEVFQDMKSSGTCSPDSWTFSSMITIYSCSGKVSEAEEMLNEMVEAGFDPNIFVLTSLIQCYGKAKRVDDVVRTFSRLIELGLTPDDRFCGCLLNVITQTPKEELSKLIDCVVRANPKLGFVVKLLMGEQDKEGDFRTEASELFSVVSADVRKAYCNCLIDLCVNLDLLDKACELLDLGLTLQLYKDLQSRSPTQWSLYLKGLSLGAGLTALHVWINDLTKVLESGEELPPLLGINTGHGKHKYSDKGLASVFESHLKELNAPFHEAPEKVGWFLTTKVAAKSWLESRSSPELVAA, from the coding sequence ATGGCCTTCCAGCTCTGCCATTCGCCGTCCACCTTCTTCACCGACCACCATTCCCTTTCCAATTCTCTCACTTCTCAACGTAAAACAACTCTGTGCAACTCCTCTCGCCTTTTCAAACTCAATCCCATTCCTCGTCACTCGAAACCATTCCTCCAAATTACCAATGTCTCGCTACAGGAATACGCTCCTCAAGAAACCCACAATCCAAGCCCCTCTAATGATGAAATCTCCAAATACCCAGATGGGAAATCCAGTTCCTCCTCCAAAAGCTCCGTTTGGGTCAATCCTAGAAGCCCCAGAGCTTCCAAACTTCGGAAGCAATCGTACGAAGCCAGGTATGCTTCTCTTACTAGAATATCGGAGTCTTTGGACTCTTGTAATCCATGTCAGGAAGATGTTGCTGATGTCTTGAAGGAGATAGGTAGTAACATTTTACAACAGGACGCTGTTGTAGTGCTGAATAACATGTCGAATTCCCAAACTGCGTTGCTTGCTCTTCGGTACTTCCAGGACGTGTTGAAATCTAGTAAACAGGCGATTTTTTATAATGTGACATTGAAGGTGTTTAGGAAATGCAGAGATATGGAGGGTGCAGAGAAACTGTTTGAAGAAATGCTTAAGAGAGGAGTCAAGCCTGATAATGTGACATTTTCTACAATTATTAGTTGTGCTAGGTTGTGTTCGCTACCTAATAAGGCTGTTGAGTGGTTTGAGAAGATGCCAAGTTTTGATTGTAATCCTGATGATGTTACTTATTCTGCGATGATTGATGCCTATGGACGTGCTGGTAATGTTGACATGGCTTTCAGTTTGTATGACCGTGCAAGAACTGAAAATTGGCGTATCGATCCTGCAACATTCTCGACAATGATCAAAATTCATGGAGTGGCTGGGAACTATGATGGGTGCTTGAATGTGTATGAAGAAATGAAGGCTATAGGCATCAAGCCAAATTTGGTTATATATAACAGCTTGTTGGATGCTATGGGTAGGGCTAAAAGACCATGGCAGATCAAGACCATTTACAAAGAGATGattaaaaatggattttcaCCAAGTTGGGCAACTTATGCTTCTCTTTTACGTGCCTATGGAAGAGCCAGGTATGGTGAGGATGCCCTCCTTGTTTACAAGGAGATGAAGGAAAAGGGGCTGCAGTTAAATGTAATTCTCTACAATACACTTTTAGCTATGTGTGCTGATGTTGGCTACGTTTATGAGGCTGTTGAAGTTTTTCAAGATATGAAGAGTTCTGGGACTTGCTCACCTGACAGTTGGACTTTTTCTTCCATGATCACCATATATTCCTGCAGTGGAAAAGTATCAGAGGCAGAAGAAATGTTGAACGAGATGGTGGAAGCCGGTTTCGACCCTAATATCTTTGTCTTGACATCACTAATCCAGTGCTATGGGAAAGCCAAACGTGTTGATGATGTAGTGAGGACATTCAGTCGATTGATAGAGTTAGGATTAACTCCAGACGATCGATTCTGTGGCTGTCTTCTCAATGTAATTACCCAGACACCAAAAGAGGAACTTAGTAAGCTGATTGATTGTGTTGTGAGAGCTAATCCAAAACTCGGTTTTGTGGTTAAACTCTTGATGGGGGAGCAAGACAAGGAAGGAGATTTCAGAACTGAAGCCTCAGAACTCTTTAGTGTTGTCAGTGCTGATGTGAGAAAAGCCTACTGCAATTGCTTAATTGATCTCTGTGTAAATTTAGATCTTTTGGATAAGGCATGTGAACTACTGGATTTGGGGCTTACACTTCAGTTATATAAAGATTTGCAATCCAGGTCTCCAACTCAGTGGTCTCTTTATCTTAAGGGTCTTTCTCTTGGGGCTGGTCTCACTGCATTACACGTTTGGATAAATGACTTAACAAAGGTACTCGAATCTGGGGAGGAACTTCCACCATTACTTGGAATAAATACTGGACATGGAAAACACAAATATTCAGATAAGGGTTTGGCAAGCGTCTTTGAATCACATTTAAAGGAATTAAATGCTCCATTCCATGAGGCTCCAGAAAAGGTCGGGTGGTTTTTGACGACTAAAGTGGCAGCAAAATCCTGGTTGGAGTCTAGAAGTTCACCTGAATTAGTTGCAGCATAA